A genomic stretch from Paraburkholderia dioscoreae includes:
- a CDS encoding nitroreductase family protein, with protein MTTSNSRTAEHAIDRQFLERWSPRAFSSDPIPEATLLTLLEAARWAPSSYNSQPWRFVYARRDTPHWEQFLGFLNEFNRSWAKHAAAIVIVLSKSTFTPPGGAAEVPAPTHSFDTGAAWGYLALQASLSGWHAHGLAGIERETIRRELAVPDAYSIEAGIALGRAGDKASLPEALQAREVQSQRNPLSVIAAEGRLAF; from the coding sequence ATGACAACATCGAACTCACGAACCGCCGAACACGCCATTGACCGGCAATTCCTGGAGCGCTGGTCGCCGCGCGCATTCAGTTCCGATCCGATCCCCGAAGCAACACTGCTGACGCTGCTCGAAGCGGCCCGCTGGGCGCCCTCTTCCTATAACTCGCAGCCCTGGCGATTCGTCTATGCACGACGCGATACGCCGCATTGGGAACAGTTTCTCGGCTTCCTCAACGAATTCAACCGGAGCTGGGCGAAACACGCCGCAGCCATTGTGATCGTGCTGTCGAAGAGCACGTTCACGCCGCCCGGCGGCGCGGCGGAAGTGCCCGCGCCGACCCATTCGTTCGATACCGGCGCCGCGTGGGGCTATCTGGCCCTGCAGGCGAGTCTCTCCGGATGGCACGCGCACGGGCTTGCCGGCATTGAACGCGAGACGATCCGCCGCGAGCTCGCCGTGCCGGACGCCTACTCGATAGAGGCCGGTATCGCGCTTGGCCGGGCGGGCGACAAGGCCTCGCTGCCGGAAGCGTTGCAGGCGCGTGAAGTACAGAGCCAGCGCAATCCACTGTCCGTGATCGCGGCGGAAGGGCGACTCGCGTTCTGA
- a CDS encoding rhodanese-like domain-containing protein, translating into MTLELVERPTHVLLEAARSRAAEAGLSYAGGVSPQDAWELVQAGDAVLVDVRTAEERKFVGLVPGSLHVAWATGTSLTRNPRFVRELEAKTGKDAVVLLLCRSGNRSALAAEAAAKAGFTQVFNVLEGFEGELDDAQRRGASNGWRFHGLPWIQD; encoded by the coding sequence ATGACGCTTGAACTCGTAGAACGACCCACCCACGTGCTGCTCGAAGCCGCCCGCTCCCGCGCGGCTGAAGCCGGACTGTCCTACGCGGGCGGGGTCTCGCCGCAGGATGCATGGGAACTCGTTCAGGCAGGCGACGCGGTCCTCGTGGACGTGCGCACCGCCGAAGAACGCAAATTTGTTGGACTCGTGCCTGGCAGCCTGCATGTCGCGTGGGCAACCGGCACGAGCCTGACGCGCAATCCGCGCTTCGTGCGCGAACTGGAAGCGAAGACCGGCAAAGACGCCGTGGTGCTGCTGCTGTGCCGCAGCGGCAACCGCTCGGCGCTGGCCGCGGAAGCCGCTGCGAAAGCCGGCTTCACGCAGGTTTTCAACGTGCTGGAAGGTTTTGAAGGAGAGCTGGACGACGCGCAACGGCGCGGCGCCAGCAATGGTTGGCGCTTTCACGGGCTGCCGTGGATTCAGGACTGA